The proteins below are encoded in one region of Apium graveolens cultivar Ventura chromosome 4, ASM990537v1, whole genome shotgun sequence:
- the LOC141717911 gene encoding ABC transporter G family member 11-like isoform X2 yields the protein MSNSTNDVMMEIEAHRPQGNGMVVGGLSPLSETLWKEKTNTEFIGDVSARLAWKDLTVMVTLGNGDTQNVLQGLTGYADPGTFTALMGPSGSGKSTLLDSLASRLAANAFLSGDIYLNGRKQKLSFGTAAYVTQDDNLIGTLTVHETISYSARLRLPDKMPWDEKRSLVESTIVEMGLQDCADTVIGNWHLRGISGGEKRRVSIAIEILMRPRLLFLDEPTSGLDSASAFFVTQTLRSLSRDGRTVIASIHQPSSEVFELFDRLYLLSSGKTVYFGQASEAYEFFAQAGFPCPALRNPSDHFLRCINSDFDKVKATLKGSMKLRKGTVLDSGGSHASFSMQAFTLTKRSFVNMSRDFGYYWLRLVIYVVVTICIGTIYLNVGTSYTAILARGACASFVFGFVTFMSIGGFPSFVEDMKVFQRERMNGHYGVAAFVISNTVSAMPFIILITFISGTICYYMVHLHSGFTHYLFFVLCLYASVTVVESLMMAIASIVPNFLMGIITGAGIQGIFMLVSGYFRLPNDIPKPVWRYPMSYISFHFWALQGQYQNDLKGLLFDNQTPDLPKIPGEYVLEYFFQINVHRSKWVNLSVIFSMIVIYRIIFFLMIKINEDLTPWLRGYMARRTMLQKKGITDVAPYGLTQSPSLRNFVDSKSTGSGRRRQPQPPRRV from the exons ATGTCAAACTCAACAAATGATGTAATGATGGAAATAGAAGCACATAGGCCACAAGGGAATGGAATGGTGGTGGGAGGATTGAGTCCGCTAAGTGAAACACTTTGGAAAGAAAAAACAAATACAGAGTTCATTGGAGATGTTTCTGCGAGATTAGCCTGGAAAGACCTAACCGTAATGGTTACTCTTGGTAATGGTGACACTCAAAATGTTTTACAAGGTCTTACTGGTTACGCAGACCCTGGAACTTTTACAGCTCTTATGGGACCTTCTGGTTCAGGCAAATCTACTCTGTTAGATTCTCTGGCTAGTCGCCTTGCGGCCAATGCTTTTCTTTCTGGAGATATTTATCTTAATGGTCGTAAGCAGAAGCTATCTTTCGGAACTGCT GCCTATGTGACTCAAGATGATAACTTGATTGGTACTCTTACGGTTCATGAAACAATCTCATATTCAGCTAGGCTTCGTCTGCCTGATAAAATGCCTTGGGATGAAAAACGATCATTGGTTGAAAGTACTATTGTAGAGATGGGACTTCAAGATTGTGCAGATACTGTTATTGGAAACTGGCACTTGCGCGGGATAAGCGGAGGTGAGAAGAGGAGAGTTAGCATTGCTATTGAAATCCTCATGAGGCCTCGATTGCTCTTTCTTGATGAGCCAACAAGTGGACTTGATAG TGCTTCGGCATTTTTTGTGACTCAGACTTTACGATCTCTATCAAGAGATGGACGGACTGTCATAGCCTCTATTCATCAGCCAAGTAGTGAAGTGTTCGAGCTTTTTGATCGCCTGTACTTGCTTTCCAGCGGAAAGACTGTATATTTCGGCCAGGCTTCAGAAGCTTATGAG TTCTTTGCACAAGCTGGTTTTCCCTGTCCTGCTCTGAGAAACCCGTCTGATCATTTTCTGAGGTGCATCAATTCTGATTTCGACAAAGTTAAGGCTACCCTTAAAGGATCCATGAAACTCAGG AAAGGGACCGTGCTAGATTCAGGAGGCAGTCATGCTAGTTTCTCTATGCAGGCGTTTACACTAACCAAGCGTTCATTTGTCAATATGTCCCGGGACTTTGGTTATTACTGGCTGAGGCTAGTGATCTATGTTGTGGTCACGATCTGCATAGGGACAATTTATTTGAATGTCGGGACTAGTTACACTGCCATTCTG GCAAGAGGAGCTTGTGCCTCTTTTGTGTTTGGATTTGTCACATTCATGTCCATCGGCGGGTTTCCATCTTTTGTTGAAGATATGAAG GTGTTTCAAAGAGAAAGAATGAATGGGCACTATGGGGTGGCTGCATTTGTGATCAGCAACACTGTATCGGCAATGCCATTTATTATATTGATTACATTTATATCTGGAACCATTTGCTATTACATGGTCCATCTGCATTCTGGATTCACTCATTATCTGTTCTTTGTACTGTGCCTCTACGCAAGTGTCACTGTCGTCGAGAGTCTCATGATGGCTATTGCAAGCATCGTTCCAAACTTCCTCATGGGTATTATCACAGGTGCAGGAATCCAG GGAATCTTCATGCTAGTATCTGGATACTTCAGACTTCCAAATGACATTCCGAAGCCAGTTTGGAGATATCCAATGTCTTATATAAGTTTTCACTTCTGGGCTCTTCAG GGACAGTACCAGAACGATCTAAAGGGACTATTATTCGACAACCAGACGCCTGATCTACCAAAAATTCCAGGGGAGTATGTTCTGGAATATTTTTTCCAAATAAATGTGCATCGATCAAAATGGGTCAACCTCAGTGTAATATTTTCTATGATTGTAATTTACCGCATCATATTCTTCTTAATGATCAAGATCAATGAAGACTTAACACCTTGGCTAAGAGGTTATATGGCAAGACGAACAATGCTACAGAAAAAAGGAATCACAGATGTGGCTCCGTATGGTCTTACTCAATCACCTTCACTGCGGAATTTTGTGGACAGTAAATCTACAGGAAGTGGCAGGCGTAGACAACCACAACCACCCCGACGCGTTTGA
- the LOC141717911 gene encoding ABC transporter G family member 11-like isoform X1 produces the protein MSNSTNDVMMEIEAHRPQGNGMVVGGLSPLSETLWKEKTNTEFIGDVSARLAWKDLTVMVTLGNGDTQNVLQGLTGYADPGTFTALMGPSGSGKSTLLDSLASRLAANAFLSGDIYLNGRKQKLSFGTAAYVTQDDNLIGTLTVHETISYSARLRLPDKMPWDEKRSLVESTIVEMGLQDCADTVIGNWHLRGISGGEKRRVSIAIEILMRPRLLFLDEPTSGLDSASAFFVTQTLRSLSRDGRTVIASIHQPSSEVFELFDRLYLLSSGKTVYFGQASEAYEFFAQAGFPCPALRNPSDHFLRCINSDFDKVKATLKGSMKLRFEGTDDPLDKTTTAEAIRKLTEFYRSSQFSYSAREKVEEMSKLKGTVLDSGGSHASFSMQAFTLTKRSFVNMSRDFGYYWLRLVIYVVVTICIGTIYLNVGTSYTAILARGACASFVFGFVTFMSIGGFPSFVEDMKVFQRERMNGHYGVAAFVISNTVSAMPFIILITFISGTICYYMVHLHSGFTHYLFFVLCLYASVTVVESLMMAIASIVPNFLMGIITGAGIQGIFMLVSGYFRLPNDIPKPVWRYPMSYISFHFWALQGQYQNDLKGLLFDNQTPDLPKIPGEYVLEYFFQINVHRSKWVNLSVIFSMIVIYRIIFFLMIKINEDLTPWLRGYMARRTMLQKKGITDVAPYGLTQSPSLRNFVDSKSTGSGRRRQPQPPRRV, from the exons ATGTCAAACTCAACAAATGATGTAATGATGGAAATAGAAGCACATAGGCCACAAGGGAATGGAATGGTGGTGGGAGGATTGAGTCCGCTAAGTGAAACACTTTGGAAAGAAAAAACAAATACAGAGTTCATTGGAGATGTTTCTGCGAGATTAGCCTGGAAAGACCTAACCGTAATGGTTACTCTTGGTAATGGTGACACTCAAAATGTTTTACAAGGTCTTACTGGTTACGCAGACCCTGGAACTTTTACAGCTCTTATGGGACCTTCTGGTTCAGGCAAATCTACTCTGTTAGATTCTCTGGCTAGTCGCCTTGCGGCCAATGCTTTTCTTTCTGGAGATATTTATCTTAATGGTCGTAAGCAGAAGCTATCTTTCGGAACTGCT GCCTATGTGACTCAAGATGATAACTTGATTGGTACTCTTACGGTTCATGAAACAATCTCATATTCAGCTAGGCTTCGTCTGCCTGATAAAATGCCTTGGGATGAAAAACGATCATTGGTTGAAAGTACTATTGTAGAGATGGGACTTCAAGATTGTGCAGATACTGTTATTGGAAACTGGCACTTGCGCGGGATAAGCGGAGGTGAGAAGAGGAGAGTTAGCATTGCTATTGAAATCCTCATGAGGCCTCGATTGCTCTTTCTTGATGAGCCAACAAGTGGACTTGATAG TGCTTCGGCATTTTTTGTGACTCAGACTTTACGATCTCTATCAAGAGATGGACGGACTGTCATAGCCTCTATTCATCAGCCAAGTAGTGAAGTGTTCGAGCTTTTTGATCGCCTGTACTTGCTTTCCAGCGGAAAGACTGTATATTTCGGCCAGGCTTCAGAAGCTTATGAG TTCTTTGCACAAGCTGGTTTTCCCTGTCCTGCTCTGAGAAACCCGTCTGATCATTTTCTGAGGTGCATCAATTCTGATTTCGACAAAGTTAAGGCTACCCTTAAAGGATCCATGAAACTCAGG TTTGAGGGAACTGATGATCCTTTGGACAAGACGACCACAGCTGAAGCTATTCGAAAGCTTACAGAATTCTACCGTTCATCTCAGTTCTCTTATTCAGCAAGAGAAAAAGTCGAGGAGATGTCTAAACTT AAAGGGACCGTGCTAGATTCAGGAGGCAGTCATGCTAGTTTCTCTATGCAGGCGTTTACACTAACCAAGCGTTCATTTGTCAATATGTCCCGGGACTTTGGTTATTACTGGCTGAGGCTAGTGATCTATGTTGTGGTCACGATCTGCATAGGGACAATTTATTTGAATGTCGGGACTAGTTACACTGCCATTCTG GCAAGAGGAGCTTGTGCCTCTTTTGTGTTTGGATTTGTCACATTCATGTCCATCGGCGGGTTTCCATCTTTTGTTGAAGATATGAAG GTGTTTCAAAGAGAAAGAATGAATGGGCACTATGGGGTGGCTGCATTTGTGATCAGCAACACTGTATCGGCAATGCCATTTATTATATTGATTACATTTATATCTGGAACCATTTGCTATTACATGGTCCATCTGCATTCTGGATTCACTCATTATCTGTTCTTTGTACTGTGCCTCTACGCAAGTGTCACTGTCGTCGAGAGTCTCATGATGGCTATTGCAAGCATCGTTCCAAACTTCCTCATGGGTATTATCACAGGTGCAGGAATCCAG GGAATCTTCATGCTAGTATCTGGATACTTCAGACTTCCAAATGACATTCCGAAGCCAGTTTGGAGATATCCAATGTCTTATATAAGTTTTCACTTCTGGGCTCTTCAG GGACAGTACCAGAACGATCTAAAGGGACTATTATTCGACAACCAGACGCCTGATCTACCAAAAATTCCAGGGGAGTATGTTCTGGAATATTTTTTCCAAATAAATGTGCATCGATCAAAATGGGTCAACCTCAGTGTAATATTTTCTATGATTGTAATTTACCGCATCATATTCTTCTTAATGATCAAGATCAATGAAGACTTAACACCTTGGCTAAGAGGTTATATGGCAAGACGAACAATGCTACAGAAAAAAGGAATCACAGATGTGGCTCCGTATGGTCTTACTCAATCACCTTCACTGCGGAATTTTGTGGACAGTAAATCTACAGGAAGTGGCAGGCGTAGACAACCACAACCACCCCGACGCGTTTGA